Genomic window (Gammaproteobacteria bacterium):
CCCGGCGATCAGCACCAGCCACAGCGGGCCCGGCGCCAGTTGCCCGGTCGCGAAGGGCCGGAGGCGGGTACGCAGCATGCGGGCATCGATATCCGGCTCCGACACCTGGTTGTAGGCACCGGCGGCCGCAGCCGAGAGGAACACCGCCAGCGCCAGCGCCAGCACCTCGCCGAGGCTCAGCGACGGCCCCGGGGTGACGGCGGCACCCGCCACCGCAGTCAAGGTGATCTCCAGCGCGATGCGTGGCTTGAAGACCGAGAACACCTGCCGCGCCCTGGCGGCGCGACCGGCCGATTCGGCGGCAGCACCCAGGACCGTCGCGGCAGGCTCGGCCGGCATCCCCGGCCTACCTCAGGGGCCAGACTTCGGCCAGGTACTTCCAGTTGACGAAGTAGTACAGGACGAAGGAGACGAAGAACACGCCCACGAGGAAGATCGTTCCCGGGATGTACATCGTGCCGGCGCTGCCGTACTCGGCCACCACCGGCCTGGCCATCGACAGCACCGGGGTGCTGGCCTTGGCGGGAGCATCGGCAGTGCGCTTGCCGAAGAACACCGAGGCCACGACGTTGACGATGTACATGATGCCGCCGGTTGCCGCAAAGACCGCGCTGATGCCGTTGAGCGCCATCATCAGGAAGCCGGCCGAGGGAATCTGGTACGGGAAGATGGAATCCGCGAACGTGATATCCCAGTGCCGGCGCGGAACCCCGAGGGTGCCGGCACCCATCATGAACAGCGAGATGCCGGCGGCACCAATGGCAAACACGTAGGGCTGCCACTTGGCCAGGCGCGGAAACATGATCTCGCGCTGCAACACCAGCGGCACCAGCAGGTAGGTAACCGCCATGAACGTCAGTGTCGTGCCCGTCACCACCGTCGCGTGGAAATGCCCGGGGACGTACAGCGTGTTGTGCATGATGAGGTTGATCTGCTCGGTGCCCAGCACCACGCCGGATATGCCGCCGAGGAAACCGAACATCACCAGCGAGAGGAACACGCCGGAAAACGCCGGGTTGCCCCAGGGCGCCTTGCGCAGCCACTCGAACATGCCCTTGTTGAAGCCCAGGCGCCGCTGTGCCGCCTCGATGGTCCCGGGCACGGTCATGGCGTGGATCATGCTGCCGAGCACGGCGAGGTACATGGCGTAGCTGGTATTGAAGATCTTCCACTCCGAGCCGACACCCGGCTCCACCAGCAGGTGGTGTGCACTCGCCAGCTGCAGGAAGAAGATATAGAGCAGGAAGGCCAGCCGGCTTGCCTTCTCCGACAGCGGCTTTGCCCCCAGGAGGATGGCGGCGACGGCGTACCAGATCGATACGTGCGCCGAGACGTTGATCTGCTGGGAAGAGTGGCCCATGGCCCACCAGACCAGCTTGTACATCAGCGGGTCGATGTTGCTGATGTATCCCAGCGACCACAGCCAGGTTGGCACCAGGATGATGGCCCCGGAGGCAAGCGTGAACACGGCGATGATCGCTGCCGTCAGCGCACCGAAAGTGACCAGGGGCACGGAACCCTCATAGGTGCGCTCATCCTTGGCGATGACCAGGGTACCGAAGAACACGCCACAGGCCACCAGCGCGCCGACCGCGAAGATGATCAGGCCCAGGTAGAAGTTGGGCTCTGCCTTCAATGGCGTATAGGAGGTGAACATCACCGTCGAGTTGCCCTGCAGGATGGTGATGTTGGTGAGCACGGCGCCGATGATCATCAGCCAGAACGCAACCCACGCCGATCGCGGCGATGCCAGCCGGCAGTTCAGCAATACCGCGGAGGCGAAATACAGCACCGCCACTTCGAAGAAAATGATCCAGCACAGCAGCACGTCCAGGCCGTGTGCCGTCAGCGCCAGGTAGAACCAGTCCATCGGCAGCAGGTGCACGTCGGGCCAGCGCGTCAGGGCGACAGACAGGCCAAAGAGCCCGCCTATGGCCAGGAAGATCACCGCCGCGACGGCATTGGCCTTGATGAGCGTCTGTGCGCCGCTGTAGACCTTGAGGCCTGTGGTGGGGCAAACGCGAAACTGCTGGGGGGCGCTCATTCCTGCGGACTCCTGGCCGTACCCGAATCAACCACGTACATGCGGCTGGCCATGGTGTGGTGGCCAAAGCCGCAGTACTCGTTGCAGAGGATGGCAAACTCGCCGCTGTCAGTCGGGGTCATGGTGAAGACGTGCTCGTAGCCCGGCTGCACCTGGATGTTGATGTTCACCGGCTGCAGGGAGAAGCCGTGAGAATACTCCATCGCCGAGAGGTGGATGCGGTAGCTCTGCCCCTTCTCCAGTTCGAGGATCGGCCACCACATCCAGATGCGGCCGAGCAGATAGACATCGCCGCCCGGCGGCGGCCGCACCACGGGAATGCCGAGCTCGTCGCGCACCTTGTACTGCTCGGCCATGCGCTCGGCCTTGGCGGCAAAGGCCGCCGGCGTGATCTTGTAGGTGGTGTTGGCGAGGTTCTGCTCGCCCACCGCATGCCAGTAGACCATCGTGAAGAACATCGCCAGGCCCCAGAGGAAGGCGATGATGATCCAGGTGAGCTCGACGCGATGGATCGGTTCCTTCCACCACAGGCGGTTGGCCGGAGACGTGATTGCCATGAAAGTGCTCCCGGGGATCGGTTACGGCGCAACGGGAATCTGTGCGATCTCCATGATTCCCCAGATGAGGTAGAGAACCGTGGGAACCACGACTCCGATGAACAGCAACAGGAAGTGGTTGTCGCAGACCCGCTGCCACACCGGGACCCGCTCGTCCGGATCCTGCCCCGGCTGGGGCATGCCGCCCCTGGCGCCGTCTTCACTCATGGTGTCATCCCCCCTGACTTGCCCAACGCCAGCCAAAAATTTGCGGCTAGCTTGTCTCCACCCGCTGGCTCTTGAAATCAGCAGTTGTACGTAACCCGCCCCGTCTCAGGAAAGCACCCTGCGCATGAAGGCAAAACTCACCAGGGCGAGTCCCAGCAGCACGGCGAAGAAAACCACCGCGCGATACTCGGTGACCAGGGCCGAGGCGGCCTCCAGACGCCGCACTATATAGTCTGCCGCCAGATAAAGCACTATCGCGGTCAGCGTGAAGTAGATGACTTCCATCTGCACCTTCGCCCGTCAGCGCCTGGTCCGGCCAGCGTCGGCCGGACATTGCAGGCGTCGACACCATCGCACGAAGCCGCCACAAACGGAATAGCCACGGCGGCAGCCGGGCCCGGAAAAAGGACCGGGCCCTGAGGGGGTTCATCACCCCGCACAGGGCCCGGCCGGAGGACTCAGGTTGTCAGCGGCTTAGCGGGAGACCTTCGGCTCCTCCTGGGCCGCCCACTCCTTGCCACCCTCGTTGCCATACTCCTTGTGGTACTGCGCCCACTCGTCGGTGGTGACATCCACTTCCTTGCGCAGCCGGCTCGCACCGGAGAGCACGAAGTAGATGATCGGCAGCAGGCCACCGAAGATGAACACGGCACCACCGATCGTACGCAGGTAGGTCAGCGTCGCGAACACCGGGCCCATGATCACCTCGGTCGACCGCGCATACCAGAGGCCTTCCGTCAGCACCACGTAGATCTGGTACAGGCCCACCGGGAACAGGTCGAGGAACATCATCAGCGCGAGGCCGATCTGGAACGACCAGAACACCGTCCGCACCAGCTTCTCGTTCCAGGCAGTCTTCTGGAACAGGTGCTGGAGGCAGAACAGCATGCCGGCCAGGGCGACGTTGCCCTTCACCCCGAACATGGCGGCATGCGCGTGGTTGCCGGTCATGTAAGTGGCGTGCTCGTAGTAGTTGACGATCGGCAGCGTGATCAGCGAACCGAACACCCCGGCACCGAAGATGTTCCAGAAGTTGACGCCGAGGATGAACAGCCACACGCCTTCCATCACCACGACCTGCTTGCCCTGGACGCGGAACTCGTGGGCACGGCCACCCTCCTGGCGCATCTGCCAGGCATCAAGGGTGAGCAGCAGCAGCGGCAGGACCTGCAGCGTGGAGAACACGCTGCCCACCGCGATGATGCCCGTCGGCTTCGCGATCCAGTAGAAGTTGTGGGAGATGCCGTTGATGGCGGTCACGAAGAAGAGCATGACGGCCAGGAAGATGACGCGCTCGGCCATCATCCGGGTCACCAGGCCCATCTGCACCAGCAGGTAGGCCACGATCACGGTCGTGAAGACCTCGAAGGTGACCTCCACCCACATGTGCACCGTCATCCAGCGCCAGTAGTCGGAGATGGCGAAGTTGGAATCCGGCGTCATGAGGACGCTGAAGAACAGGAACAGCACCATCACGCCGCTGCCCCAGAGCAGCCACGCCGGCACCGACCAGACGTTCTTCACGCTGATCCAGGGCTTCACACCGCGGTAGATGATGTAGATCCACAGCGAGAAGCCGAGCAGCAGCACCCACTGGAAGAAGCGGCCGAGCTCGATGAACTCCCAGCCCTGGCTGCCGAACCAGTAGGACATCGTGTCGTCGATCCAGCCGCGCTGGCCGGCATAGATGCCGCCCACGGCACCGACAGCGACTACGCAGGACAGGAAGAACAGCAGGTTGATCAGGAACTTCTGCCCCTTCGGCACCTTCGTCAGGCGCGGCAGGAAGAAGATCGTGTAACCCACCCAGCACATGAAGAACCAGTAGATCTGCAGGATCGCGTGGTAGCTGCGCGAAACCGTGAACGGCAGCAGCTCGTTGAGGTTGATGCCGAACGGCCGGATGAAGTCCCAGGCGCTCACCACGCCACCCAGCACCTGCAGGCCGAAGACGATCATCGCCAGGGCGAAGAACTTGTAGGTGCTGCGCTGGGTCTCGCGGACGTAGCCATTCTCGAGGTCCGAGGTCGTCAGCGAGTGCCCGTTGGCGCCTTCCTGGGAGAACACGTCGACCGGCTGCTCCTTCATCTGGCCGTAGACGTACAGCACGACGCTGATGCCGATCCACAGCGCGAAGATGGAGATGAAGGTCCAGATGAACGTCGCGGTGGTCGGTACGTTGCCCACCTCGGGTTCATAAGGCCAGTTGTGCGTGTAGCTGTACTCCTCGCCCGGCCGGTTGGCCGCCGAGACCCAGCCGCCCCAGTAGAAGAAGGTCGTCAGGTCACGCAGGTTCTGCTCACCGGATACCTGGTTGATCGGATCCATGCGATCCGGATAGGTCGGGTCGGTGAACATCCGGGTGTAGTGCTGCAGCAACTCGTCGAACGCGAAGACCTGGGCGTCGTTCAGGACGATGGTCCCGGCCTCGGCGTTGTAGGTGTTGTTGTGCATCTCCCGGAGGACACGCTGCGCGATGGCATCCTTCTCGTAGCCGGTGAGGGACTCGGCACCGGTGCGGCGCTTCGTCTCTTCCTCGTAATACGAGCGCATCGACGCGCCGATCCGGTGCATGGCATCGGCGGTGAAGTCCGGGCCACGCTCGGCACCGTCGCCCCAGAAGGAGCCGTAGAGCATCAGGCCGCGGAGGTGGAAGATCTCCTTGCCGCGTGCCAGCTGCTCGGTCGTCATCAACACCTGGCCGTTCGAGGTGACGAAATTGGCCAGCGGCGGCGCCCCGACGTAGGTCTCCCTGCCCAGGTAGACCAGGCCCGCGATACTGATGATGGCGACAATCAGGAAATGCGTGAACCAGTTTTTCTTGTTCAGCAACCACATTGCCAGATTGGAGTCGCCGGTACTCACGTTTGCTGCTTTTGTACTCATGACTATGGCTCCTGCGATTAGGGTCGCCACTCCCGACCGAAATGGTGATTGCAGGGTGCATCGCCCCTGCATTTCTGGTCATGATCTAGATCAAGTTTGCGAGTGGAATAACGAGTACTGCTGTACGGGATATTACGTAGCGCAGGAAGCCGCATGGTGCGTCGGCGGCACCGGCCGCGGCGTCGACAACTTGGGTTCTCTACTTATTGACCCGAGACAGAGGGCTCACAAGAATCGGGATGTGCAATGCCGTGCGAGCTGGTCGGTCGCGTGGACGCCACACACCGCTCCCGGCAGGACGGAGGGAAAATGGCTTTTTTCAAGTCGCTGATCCGTGCCTGGGCGGCACCCGGAGCGACTGCACCGCCCGCGGCTGGCGAGCCCGGGGAGCCAGGCGATGCCCAGGCGCGGCCGGCCACCAACGGCGCCGGTGGCCCACCCGACGGCGTGGTCGAGACCCGCTTCGCCAACGGCCAGGTCGGCTTCAGGGGAAATTATCTCAAGGGCCAGCTGCACGGCGTGCAGGAGTGGTTCCACGCCAGCGGCGCGCTGCGTGAACGACAGGAGTACAAGCACGACAGGAAGGACGGGCCCTGGGTGCTGTATCACCCGAACGGCCAGCTGCGATCGAGCGGAACCTTCGTCGCGGACCTGCGCAACGGGCCGTTCGAGGTCCACTACATCAGCGGACAGCTGCGTTCCCGCGGCACCCACCGCAACGACCTGCGCGAGGGACCATACGAGTCCTACCATGAGAATGGTCAGCTGCAGGCCAGGGGCGAATTTCGCGAAGGCAAGCGCTCCGGTCCATGGGAGGAATACCACCCGAACGGCGAACTGCGGCTGAAGGCCAGCTACCGGAACGATGTCGTCGATGGCACGCTCGAACTCTTCTACGACGATGGCCAGCTGCAGCTGCGGGAGAACTACCGCGACGGCAAGCGCGACGGCAGCTGCGAGTCCTATCATGCGAATGGCCAGCTGAAGAGCCGCGGTCACTACCGCTTCGGCGTGCTCGATGGCCGCTTCGAGACCTACGCGAGCGACGGCCAGCTGCTGGAGATGGGTGAGTTCCGCAATGGCGCGCGGCAATAGCGCCATGGGGTCACGGCCATGCTGAACCTCAGGTACTACATCAGGCGCTGGCTATCCCGGTTCAGGCAACCCGACGGGCCGGCCGAAGGCCTCCACGACAACGGCAACATCGGCTTCCGGGGCACGTTCAGGGACGGCAGGGAGGAAGGGCCCTGGGAGTTCTACTATCCCAATGGCCAGCTGGAAATCGAGTGCACCTACCGGCATGGCGAGCGCGATGGCCCCTGGCGCATCTTCCACGAGAATGGCCGCCTCAAGGTGCGCGGCAGCTCCCGCGAGGGCAAACCCGATGGCCTCTTCGAACGCTTCGACGCCACCGGACAGCTCTACGAGCGGCTGAACTACAAGGCCGGTGATCTCGAAGGCCTGTACGAGAAATTCCACGAGAATGGCCGACTCGCCGAAACCGGCCGCTACCGCGAGGGCCGGCCCGAGGGCCTGTGGCACTTCTACTATCCATGCGGTCAGATCCGCAAACGCGGCCGGTTCATGAACCGCAGGCGGTCAGGGCTCTGGGAATACTTCGACGAGGCCGGCCGGCTGACCCGCCAGCACAATTTCAAGACCGACGACGCTGGCGCGTTCTACTGAGACGGACAGCTCAGCGCTCAAGGAGCGCCAGCTTGCCCGGCACGCCGTCCCATTCCTCGGCATCCGGCGGTGGAGGCTTCCCGGCGCGGATCTTCGGCCACACCTCGCCCAGCTGGGCATTGAGCTGGATGAATTGCCGCAACTGGCCGGGGACGGCATGCTCGTCCATGATGGCACCGACGATGCAGGCCGGTTCGCACAGGCCGCAATCGATGCACTCGTCGGGGTTGATCACCAGGAAGTTGGGCCCCTCGCGGAACGCATCCACGGGGCAGACATCCGCACAGTAGGTGTGCTTGCAGTTGATGCAGTTCTCGGTGACGACTAGTGCCATGGTGCTTCACCTCGTCCTGGCGGGCCGGGCATGCGCCCAGCCGCCAGGGACAGGCTATCGCCATGAAGCACGGCACGGCGATGGTGGAAATCCCTTATCCGGGACGGCTACCCGGGACCGCTGCCGCGTGACGCCGGCCCTTGCACGCCACCAGGCGGGCCACCGAACACGCTGCGCGCCACCAGCACACCCAGCGCGGCACCGATGATGACATTGCCGATCACGGTCACCACGGTGCCCAGCACGACTTCCAGGGCGAGTACCAGGGTGGCGAAGAACCCGCCCATTCCCAGCGCAGAGGCAATGCCGCCGGCAATGCGCATGCCCAGGGTGCCGCCAGCCATGACCGAGAGGAAGATCGCCGGCGCCAGCGATATGGCGCCGAACACCAGGCCGCAGACGAAGATGGCGCTGCGCCCCTGGGGCCGGGTGGCGAAGCGATCGGCCGCCCTGACGAGCAGCCAGCGCGACGACAGGTAGGCAAGCACGGCGCCACCAAATGTGCCAAGGATGATGGCGAACAGCATCACCCGGTCCCGCGCTTGCCCCGGTCGAGCACGTTGACCACGAACTTCCTGGCGAACAGGCCCAGGGCATACATCAGCGCCGAAAAGCCCGCCCACACGCCAAGGCTGAGCAAGGCGCTGCGCATGCCCGCCTTCAGCAGGAAGGCATCGTAGTCGGCCTCCGAGCGCAGTGTGAGATGCTGCTCGTAGAGGAACAGGCGGATGGCGCGGCAGGGCACGCCGGGCTCCGGGTAGTAGTACGGCCCACCCGTGTCCGCCATCTCCCGCCACTCCCGGCAGCCGGGCGCCTGCAGATCGGCGACGACGGCCGCATCGTGCGACGGCCAGATGCTGATGATCAGCACGATGGTCGAGACCAGGAATACCAGCGCGAACATGCCCCAGAAGCGCTGCCACGGACCGAGTCGCTGGATCATTGGGGGTTCCTTGCTGCCCGTCCCGGGACCTGCCGGTGACCTGATGAGCAGCCATGTTGCAGGGCAGCCCGGGAGATGGGAATAGGGAAAGTCCGTAGCCTGCCACGCGGCCGGGCCGGCACGCTCATCGCGCCGCCCGCAGCGCCGCCGGCACCAGCACGGCGGTACCGAGGCCGAAGGCAACCAGCCACGCCATCCCGGCCAGCCAGAGCACCAGTTCGCGATGCCCCGGCAAGACCCAGCCGCCGCCGACGCGCAGTGTCACCGCCACCACCAGGGCAAGCTGCAGTGCCTGCAGCAGCGTCGGCGAGGCAGGCAGTATCCCGGAGCGCTGTCGCGCAACACGCAGCAGCATCACCAGCGTCACCGTGCCGATGCCGCCTGCTGCCAGTGCATGCAGCGCACCGGCGTCCGGCGGCAGGATGAACCCGAGGCGCTGCAGGCCGATGAGCGTGAGGCCCAGCCCAAGCCAGAAGAAGCCGAGGTGCAGGGGCCAGGTCTCCGGATCGCCGAGCACGCTCAGGCTGTGCCAGCGCACCATCTGCAGCGCCAGCACGACGGCCACCGCAAGCGCTGCCAGGCCTGCCGCAAGCCCCAGTCCCAGCATGTCCAGCACCAGCAGGGAGAGCATGCCGAAGATGCCGGCCGCCTCCAGTCGTGGGCGCGGCACGACACGCAGCACCTGGCCCTGCGCCCGCAGCGACCCCACGGTCGCCGTCGGCACCGCACGGCCGCCCATCACCATCACCAGCAACGAAACCACGTAGACCGACAGCACGGCCGGATTCTGCGCCGGCATGGGCAGCCAGCCCACCTCGGCGGCGTACGTGGCCACGCCAGCCGCGCCGAGTACCAGCATGATCATCGGGAAAGCCAGGTTGCGGGCGCGTTTCGCCGCGTGGAAACGGCGGAAGCCGAGAATGGCCACCGTTGCCGGGAACGCCGCACCCGCCGCCAGCTGGAGCCAGGGCAGCAGGGTTCCAGGGGGAACGATCCAGGCCAGCCGCCCGAGCAGCCACAGCAACCAGAGGCCGACGACCCGCCGCAGCGGGAACGCCGGCAGCAGGTAGCCGGCGATCACGGCGAAGCTGTAGCCGAACACCATCTCGCGCCCATGCCAGGATGCGGAGGCCGCAGGCCAGTCGACGATACCCTGGCGCACCGCCAGCCAGGCCAGCACGTTGAGCGGCGCCAGCAGCAGGGCGGAAGGGAAGAACAGTCGCCAGGGCTCGAAGAGACGCGCCAATACCGGGTTCCTAGCCGTAGGGCAGCATGGGTCCGGCGAGGG
Coding sequences:
- a CDS encoding cbb3-type cytochrome c oxidase subunit I gives rise to the protein MSAPQQFRVCPTTGLKVYSGAQTLIKANAVAAVIFLAIGGLFGLSVALTRWPDVHLLPMDWFYLALTAHGLDVLLCWIIFFEVAVLYFASAVLLNCRLASPRSAWVAFWLMIIGAVLTNITILQGNSTVMFTSYTPLKAEPNFYLGLIIFAVGALVACGVFFGTLVIAKDERTYEGSVPLVTFGALTAAIIAVFTLASGAIILVPTWLWSLGYISNIDPLMYKLVWWAMGHSSQQINVSAHVSIWYAVAAILLGAKPLSEKASRLAFLLYIFFLQLASAHHLLVEPGVGSEWKIFNTSYAMYLAVLGSMIHAMTVPGTIEAAQRRLGFNKGMFEWLRKAPWGNPAFSGVFLSLVMFGFLGGISGVVLGTEQINLIMHNTLYVPGHFHATVVTGTTLTFMAVTYLLVPLVLQREIMFPRLAKWQPYVFAIGAAGISLFMMGAGTLGVPRRHWDITFADSIFPYQIPSAGFLMMALNGISAVFAATGGIMYIVNVVASVFFGKRTADAPAKASTPVLSMARPVVAEYGSAGTMYIPGTIFLVGVFFVSFVLYYFVNWKYLAEVWPLR
- a CDS encoding toxin-antitoxin system YwqK family antitoxin, which codes for MLNLRYYIRRWLSRFRQPDGPAEGLHDNGNIGFRGTFRDGREEGPWEFYYPNGQLEIECTYRHGERDGPWRIFHENGRLKVRGSSREGKPDGLFERFDATGQLYERLNYKAGDLEGLYEKFHENGRLAETGRYREGRPEGLWHFYYPCGQIRKRGRFMNRRRSGLWEYFDEAGRLTRQHNFKTDDAGAFY
- a CDS encoding NnrS family protein, which translates into the protein MARLFEPWRLFFPSALLLAPLNVLAWLAVRQGIVDWPAASASWHGREMVFGYSFAVIAGYLLPAFPLRRVVGLWLLWLLGRLAWIVPPGTLLPWLQLAAGAAFPATVAILGFRRFHAAKRARNLAFPMIMLVLGAAGVATYAAEVGWLPMPAQNPAVLSVYVVSLLVMVMGGRAVPTATVGSLRAQGQVLRVVPRPRLEAAGIFGMLSLLVLDMLGLGLAAGLAALAVAVVLALQMVRWHSLSVLGDPETWPLHLGFFWLGLGLTLIGLQRLGFILPPDAGALHALAAGGIGTVTLVMLLRVARQRSGILPASPTLLQALQLALVVAVTLRVGGGWVLPGHRELVLWLAGMAWLVAFGLGTAVLVPAALRAAR
- a CDS encoding toxin-antitoxin system YwqK family antitoxin encodes the protein MAFFKSLIRAWAAPGATAPPAAGEPGEPGDAQARPATNGAGGPPDGVVETRFANGQVGFRGNYLKGQLHGVQEWFHASGALRERQEYKHDRKDGPWVLYHPNGQLRSSGTFVADLRNGPFEVHYISGQLRSRGTHRNDLREGPYESYHENGQLQARGEFREGKRSGPWEEYHPNGELRLKASYRNDVVDGTLELFYDDGQLQLRENYRDGKRDGSCESYHANGQLKSRGHYRFGVLDGRFETYASDGQLLEMGEFRNGARQ
- a CDS encoding cytochrome C oxidase subunit II — its product is MAITSPANRLWWKEPIHRVELTWIIIAFLWGLAMFFTMVYWHAVGEQNLANTTYKITPAAFAAKAERMAEQYKVRDELGIPVVRPPPGGDVYLLGRIWMWWPILELEKGQSYRIHLSAMEYSHGFSLQPVNINIQVQPGYEHVFTMTPTDSGEFAILCNEYCGFGHHTMASRMYVVDSGTARSPQE
- a CDS encoding cbb3-type cytochrome c oxidase subunit I; this encodes MSTKAANVSTGDSNLAMWLLNKKNWFTHFLIVAIISIAGLVYLGRETYVGAPPLANFVTSNGQVLMTTEQLARGKEIFHLRGLMLYGSFWGDGAERGPDFTADAMHRIGASMRSYYEEETKRRTGAESLTGYEKDAIAQRVLREMHNNTYNAEAGTIVLNDAQVFAFDELLQHYTRMFTDPTYPDRMDPINQVSGEQNLRDLTTFFYWGGWVSAANRPGEEYSYTHNWPYEPEVGNVPTTATFIWTFISIFALWIGISVVLYVYGQMKEQPVDVFSQEGANGHSLTTSDLENGYVRETQRSTYKFFALAMIVFGLQVLGGVVSAWDFIRPFGINLNELLPFTVSRSYHAILQIYWFFMCWVGYTIFFLPRLTKVPKGQKFLINLLFFLSCVVAVGAVGGIYAGQRGWIDDTMSYWFGSQGWEFIELGRFFQWVLLLGFSLWIYIIYRGVKPWISVKNVWSVPAWLLWGSGVMVLFLFFSVLMTPDSNFAISDYWRWMTVHMWVEVTFEVFTTVIVAYLLVQMGLVTRMMAERVIFLAVMLFFVTAINGISHNFYWIAKPTGIIAVGSVFSTLQVLPLLLLTLDAWQMRQEGGRAHEFRVQGKQVVVMEGVWLFILGVNFWNIFGAGVFGSLITLPIVNYYEHATYMTGNHAHAAMFGVKGNVALAGMLFCLQHLFQKTAWNEKLVRTVFWSFQIGLALMMFLDLFPVGLYQIYVVLTEGLWYARSTEVIMGPVFATLTYLRTIGGAVFIFGGLLPIIYFVLSGASRLRKEVDVTTDEWAQYHKEYGNEGGKEWAAQEEPKVSR
- a CDS encoding ferredoxin family protein; the protein is MALVVTENCINCKHTYCADVCPVDAFREGPNFLVINPDECIDCGLCEPACIVGAIMDEHAVPGQLRQFIQLNAQLGEVWPKIRAGKPPPPDAEEWDGVPGKLALLER